In Dyadobacter sp. NIV53, a single window of DNA contains:
- a CDS encoding glycosyltransferase family 4 protein has product MEQKKILFVSHDANRAGSQLLLLQLLRLLKERSIPMHLLLCNGGELEDDFAEVITITRLNPQYSEMTPLLTGKILRKVNLHKLYEEHSAQKENDRIIAELEGQNIGLIFVNSIANAGVYYETLRFLHHLPLVLFVHELAMSVKIYTHEKHLNFLLKKTDHLIAVSKAVANYYVKKYDFPIHHVSTFTLIDHQHIDEKLKNVQVQILEKAYRIPENAIVIGGCGNAEWRKGNDLFNWIARNVIQRTTPLPVYFVWIGAGPQHEIYDLIESDIRMMGLSDRIILIPPTPQALDYINRFDILLLSSREDPYPLVVLEAALQEIPVVCFENAGGAPELIESDAGFVVPYMDINAASDAIIQLVLDPELRDRLGVKGRKKVLERHNTDKSVSNIEAIIQKYLPLQVSEKQNQ; this is encoded by the coding sequence ATGGAACAAAAGAAAATATTATTTGTAAGTCATGATGCCAACCGGGCCGGAAGCCAGCTTCTGTTGCTGCAATTGCTAAGGCTACTGAAAGAACGCAGTATTCCGATGCATTTGTTGCTTTGTAATGGTGGTGAACTGGAAGATGATTTTGCAGAAGTTATAACCATTACCCGGTTGAACCCGCAATATTCAGAAATGACACCTCTGCTTACCGGAAAAATTCTCAGAAAAGTTAACCTGCATAAATTATACGAAGAACATTCTGCTCAAAAAGAAAATGACAGGATTATAGCAGAATTGGAAGGTCAAAATATCGGGCTTATTTTTGTTAATTCCATAGCTAACGCCGGTGTATACTATGAAACTTTGCGTTTCCTGCATCACCTGCCGTTGGTATTGTTCGTGCATGAACTGGCCATGTCTGTCAAGATTTATACGCATGAAAAACATCTGAATTTTCTACTGAAAAAGACTGATCACCTGATCGCTGTATCAAAAGCGGTAGCTAATTATTACGTAAAAAAATACGACTTTCCAATACATCACGTAAGTACTTTTACGCTTATTGATCATCAGCACATTGATGAAAAGCTTAAAAATGTTCAGGTTCAGATATTGGAAAAAGCATACCGGATTCCTGAAAATGCCATTGTTATCGGTGGATGCGGCAATGCTGAATGGCGTAAGGGAAATGATCTGTTCAACTGGATCGCACGAAATGTGATCCAGAGAACTACTCCGCTACCCGTTTACTTTGTATGGATTGGAGCAGGTCCGCAGCATGAAATATATGATTTGATTGAAAGCGACATCCGTATGATGGGACTTTCAGACAGGATTATACTCATACCGCCAACTCCCCAGGCGCTTGATTATATTAATCGTTTTGATATACTTCTCCTTAGTTCAAGGGAAGATCCTTATCCGCTTGTTGTGCTCGAAGCTGCCTTGCAGGAAATTCCGGTAGTGTGTTTTGAAAATGCTGGTGGTGCCCCCGAACTCATAGAAAGTGATGCGGGATTTGTAGTACCTTATATGGATATTAACGCAGCTTCTGATGCAATTATCCAGCTCGTACTTGATCCTGAATTACGTGACAGGCTGGGTGTAAAAGGACGAAAAAAGGTTTTGGAAAGACATAATACTGATAAAAGCGTTAGTAATATCGAGGCCATCATTCAAAAGTATTTACCTTTGCAGGTTTCGGAAAAACAAAATCAATGA
- a CDS encoding acetyltransferase — protein sequence MAKVIIFGVLDTAELAHYYLENDSEHTVAAFTVNREYIQDETFHGLPVVAFEDIENIFSPTEYSFFAPMTGRNMNRNRESVYHAAKAKGYQFISYISSHATIFDKSVVGENCFILEDNTIQPFTTIGNNVIMWSGNHIGHHSTIRDHVFFTSHVVMSGHCVIEPYCFFGVNSTIRDYTHIAQGTLVGMASAITKETEEWGIYIGNPAKKVPGKKSYEAY from the coding sequence ATGGCGAAAGTTATTATTTTTGGTGTCCTCGACACAGCAGAACTGGCTCATTACTATCTTGAAAACGATTCAGAACATACAGTAGCAGCTTTTACAGTCAACCGGGAATACATTCAGGATGAAACATTTCATGGCTTGCCGGTAGTAGCTTTTGAAGATATTGAGAACATTTTTTCTCCGACAGAATACTCATTTTTTGCTCCCATGACGGGACGCAATATGAACCGGAACCGTGAAAGTGTATACCATGCAGCCAAAGCAAAAGGATATCAGTTTATATCTTACATCAGTTCGCATGCAACCATTTTTGATAAAAGCGTAGTAGGCGAAAATTGCTTTATATTAGAAGACAATACCATTCAGCCTTTTACAACAATCGGCAACAACGTTATTATGTGGAGTGGCAACCATATCGGGCATCACAGTACGATAAGAGACCACGTGTTTTTCACTTCGCATGTAGTGATGTCAGGTCATTGTGTAATTGAGCCATATTGCTTTTTTGGCGTTAACAGCACTATCCGTGATTACACACATATTGCTCAGGGCACGCTCGTTGGTATGGCATCCGCTATTACTAAGGAAACCGAAGAATGGGGCATTTATATTGGCAATCCCGCAAAAAAGGTACCAGGCAAAAAAAGTTATGAAGCTTACTGA